In Serratia marcescens subsp. marcescens ATCC 13880, a single genomic region encodes these proteins:
- a CDS encoding acyltransferase, protein MSEKIGWIDNLRAMACMMVVMIHATTYYVTNGAAIGLHNWDIANVLNSLSRVSVPLFFMISGYLFFGEKSAGRRHFTRIACCILFYSAIALIYIAAFTKIGFWPSLRGMLQKPVFYHLWFFYAIAVIYLLSPLISVKPVSRRYLAAALVVLAAIANPNTDKLTFGNAHLLPVNLYIYGDTFYYLLYALAGRAIGMMEARGRAVGWLAALGFALCVALIARGTKHQLFINGNFADTYYIYSGPLVFMAAVALLVWVKHCLPQPIGWLSAFSRHSLAIYGFHALIVNVMRNRHLDFTGHPLLDIFWVFGVALGLSLLLSVGLQRLDTRRLVS, encoded by the coding sequence TTGAGCGAGAAAATCGGCTGGATAGACAACCTGCGGGCGATGGCGTGCATGATGGTGGTGATGATCCACGCCACCACCTATTACGTCACCAACGGCGCGGCGATAGGGCTGCACAACTGGGATATCGCCAACGTGCTGAACTCGCTGTCGCGCGTGTCGGTGCCGCTGTTCTTTATGATTTCCGGCTACCTGTTCTTCGGCGAAAAGAGCGCCGGCCGGCGGCATTTCACCCGCATCGCCTGCTGCATTCTGTTCTACAGCGCCATCGCGCTGATCTACATCGCGGCCTTCACCAAGATCGGTTTCTGGCCGTCGCTGCGCGGCATGTTGCAAAAGCCGGTGTTCTATCATCTGTGGTTTTTCTATGCCATTGCAGTGATTTACCTGCTGTCGCCGCTGATCAGCGTCAAACCGGTGTCGCGCCGCTACCTGGCCGCCGCGCTGGTGGTGTTGGCGGCGATCGCCAACCCGAATACCGACAAGCTGACCTTCGGCAACGCGCATCTGCTGCCGGTTAACCTGTATATCTACGGCGATACCTTCTACTACCTGCTGTATGCGTTGGCCGGGCGGGCGATTGGCATGATGGAGGCGCGCGGGCGCGCCGTGGGCTGGCTGGCGGCGTTGGGATTTGCGCTGTGCGTGGCGCTGATCGCGCGCGGCACCAAACATCAGCTGTTCATCAACGGCAACTTCGCCGATACCTACTACATCTACAGCGGCCCGCTGGTGTTTATGGCGGCGGTGGCGCTGCTGGTGTGGGTGAAACACTGTCTGCCGCAGCCGATCGGCTGGCTGAGCGCGTTTTCCCGCCATTCGCTGGCGATTTACGGTTTTCACGCCCTGATCGTCAACGTGATGCGCAATCGGCACCTGGATTTCACCGGCCACCCGCTGCT
- a CDS encoding MFS transporter, translating into MKTTLPPAARLGRQALLFPLCLVLFEFATYIGNDMIQPGMLAVVADFNAGEEWVPTSMTAYLAGGIFLQWLLGPLSDRRGRRPVMLAGVAFFIVSCLAILLVTTIEQFIAMRFLQGIGLCFIGAVGYATIQESFEEAVCIKITALMANVALIAPLLGPLAGAALIHVAPWQSMFVLFAALAAIAFYGLWKAMPETATLQGEAFSAANLWRDYRQVLGNRRFLCGALAIGFASLPLLAWIAQSPVILISGESLSTLDYGLLQIPVFGALILGNLTLARLTGKNSVERLIKLGAGPMLLGLLIAALATQFSSHAYLWMTAGLSLYAFGIGLANAGLYRLTLFSSNVSKGTVSATMGMLSMMVFTVGIELAKVAYVWGGSGLFNLFNLISGLCWLTLVALFLGKRRNGDPTPQPNGAV; encoded by the coding sequence ATGAAAACGACATTACCACCTGCGGCACGTTTGGGCCGACAGGCGCTTTTATTCCCTCTTTGTCTGGTGCTGTTCGAGTTCGCCACCTATATCGGCAACGATATGATTCAGCCGGGCATGCTGGCCGTCGTGGCGGATTTCAACGCCGGCGAAGAGTGGGTGCCTACCTCGATGACCGCCTATCTGGCCGGCGGCATCTTCCTGCAGTGGCTGCTCGGGCCGCTGTCGGATCGCCGCGGCCGTCGTCCGGTGATGCTGGCCGGGGTGGCGTTCTTTATCGTCTCCTGCCTGGCGATCCTGCTGGTCACCACCATCGAGCAGTTTATCGCCATGCGTTTCCTGCAGGGCATCGGCCTGTGCTTTATCGGCGCGGTCGGCTACGCCACGATCCAGGAGTCGTTCGAGGAGGCGGTGTGCATCAAGATCACCGCCCTGATGGCCAACGTGGCGCTGATCGCCCCGCTGCTGGGGCCGCTGGCCGGCGCGGCGCTGATCCACGTCGCGCCGTGGCAAAGCATGTTCGTGCTGTTTGCGGCGCTGGCGGCCATCGCCTTCTACGGCCTGTGGAAAGCCATGCCGGAAACCGCCACGCTGCAGGGCGAGGCGTTTTCCGCCGCCAACCTGTGGCGCGACTACCGCCAGGTGCTGGGCAACCGCCGCTTCCTGTGCGGCGCCCTGGCGATCGGTTTCGCCAGCCTGCCGCTGCTGGCCTGGATCGCCCAGTCGCCGGTGATCCTGATCAGCGGTGAGTCGCTGTCGACGCTGGATTACGGCCTGCTGCAAATCCCGGTGTTCGGCGCGCTGATCCTCGGTAACCTGACGCTGGCGCGTCTGACCGGCAAAAACAGCGTGGAGCGCCTGATCAAGCTGGGCGCGGGCCCGATGCTGCTGGGGCTGCTGATCGCCGCGCTGGCGACCCAGTTCTCCAGCCACGCCTACCTGTGGATGACCGCCGGCCTGAGCCTGTACGCTTTCGGCATCGGCCTCGCCAACGCCGGGCTGTACCGCCTGACGCTGTTCTCCAGCAATGTCAGCAAAGGCACGGTGTCGGCCACTATGGGCATGCTGAGCATGATGGTGTTCACCGTCGGCATCGAGCTGGCCAAGGTCGCCTACGTCTGGGGCGGCAGCGGGCTGTTCAACCTGTTCAACCTTATCAGCGGCCTGTGCTGGCTGACGCTGGTGGCGCTGTTCCTCGGCAAACGCCGCAACGGCGACCCCACGCCGCAGCCGAACGGCGCGGTGTAA
- a CDS encoding LysE family translocator — MNLSLLAAYCAAIFLLIATPGPVVVMVANTAARFGARRALLTALGSNGASLLLIGIAALVVTGLFAVDMRLLQWTGLLGCLFIGRMAIVSLYEDLSARPPDAPPVTPPQKRSAILNGFLVGIANPKDIIFFVAFFPQFIAVTPSIGASLTLLTALWVLADFAILLAYITLLSGTALQRARRAISVLSALLLLAVAMVGTGYALWGLLG, encoded by the coding sequence ATGAACCTGTCGTTGCTGGCGGCGTATTGCGCCGCCATTTTCTTGCTGATCGCCACGCCGGGGCCGGTGGTGGTGATGGTCGCCAACACCGCGGCGCGCTTTGGCGCCCGGCGCGCGCTGTTGACCGCGCTGGGCAGCAACGGGGCCTCCTTGTTGCTGATCGGCATCGCCGCGCTGGTTGTCACCGGGCTGTTCGCGGTGGATATGCGCTTGCTGCAGTGGACAGGCCTGCTGGGTTGCCTGTTTATCGGCCGCATGGCGATCGTCTCGCTGTATGAGGATTTATCCGCGCGTCCCCCCGATGCGCCGCCCGTTACGCCGCCGCAAAAACGCTCGGCGATCCTGAACGGTTTTCTGGTGGGGATCGCCAACCCCAAGGACATCATTTTCTTCGTCGCCTTTTTCCCGCAGTTCATCGCCGTCACCCCCTCGATCGGCGCTAGCCTGACGCTGCTGACCGCGCTGTGGGTGCTGGCGGACTTCGCCATTTTGCTGGCCTATATCACCCTGCTGTCGGGAACGGCGCTGCAGCGCGCGCGACGGGCGATCTCCGTTCTGTCGGCGTTGCTGTTGTTGGCGGTGGCGATGGTGGGAACGGGGTATGCACTGTGGGGGCTGCTCGGCTGA